One window of the Zea mays cultivar B73 chromosome 3, Zm-B73-REFERENCE-NAM-5.0, whole genome shotgun sequence genome contains the following:
- the LOC100283607 gene encoding anther-specific proline-rich protein APG precursor produces MEEARQRRRLCLCLLVAAVSWALLAAVARCDPQVPCYFIFGDSLVDNGNNNYIVSLARANYPPYGIDFAAGPSGRFTNGLTTVDVIAQLLGFDNFIPPFAATSADQLLGGANFASAAAGIRAETGQQLGGRIPFAGQVQNYQTAVQTLVSILGDQDTASDHLSRCIFSVGMGSNDYLNNYFMPAFYNTGSRYTPEQFADSLIADYRRHLRVLYNYGARKVVMIGVGQVGCSPNELARYSADGVTCVDRIDDAIQMFNRRLVGLVDEFNALPGAHFTFINAYNIFDDILANAASYGFTVTNAGCCGVGRNNGQVTCLPYQAPCANRDQHIFWDAFHPSEAANIIVGRRSYRAESPNDVYPMDISTLASI; encoded by the exons ATGGAGGAGGCGAGGCAAAGGCGGCGGCTGTGCCTGTGCCTGCTGGTGGCGGCCGTGAGCTGGGCGCTGCTGGCGGCGGTGGCGCGGTGCGACCCGCAGGTGCCGTGCTACTTCATCTTCGGCGACTCGCTGGTGGACAACGGCAACAACAACTACATCGTGTCGCTGGCGCGCGCCAACTACCCGCCCTACGGCATCGACTTCGCCGCCGGCCCGTCGGGGCGCTTCACCAACGGACTCACCACCGTCGATGTCATCG CTCAACTTCTGGGTTTCGACAACTTCATCCCGCCGTTCGCCGCAACGAGCGCGGACCAGCTCCTGGGCGGCGCCAACttcgcctccgccgccgccggcaTCCGCGCCGAGACCGGCCAGCAGCTG GGCGGGCGGATCCCGTTCGCGGGGCAGGTGCAGAACTACCAGACGGCGGTGCAGACGCTGGTGAGCATCCTGGGCGACCAGGACACGGCGTCGGACCACCTGAGCCGGTGCATCTTCAGCGTGGGCATGGGCAGCAACGACTACCTCAACAACTACTTCATGCCGGCCTTCTACAACACGGGCAGCCGGTACACCCCGGAGCAGTTCGCCGACTCGCTCATCGCCGACTACCGCCGCCACCTGCGGGTGCTGTACAACTACGGCGCGCGCAAGGTGGTGATGATCGGGGTCGGCCAGGTCGGGTGCAGCCCCAACGAGCTGGCCCGCTACAGCGCCGACGGCGTCACCTGCGTCGACCGCATCGACGACGCCATCCAGATGTTCAACCGCCGCCTCGTCGGCCTCGTCGACGAGTTCAACGCGCTCCCAGGCGCGCACTTCACCTTCATCAACGCATACAACATCTTCGACGACATCCTCGCCAACGCCGCCTCCTACG GGTTCACGGTGACCAACGCCGGGTGCTGCGGGGTGGGCAGGAACAACGGGCAGGTGACGTGCCTGCCGTACCAGGCGCCGTGCGCCAACAGGGACCAGCACATCTTCTGGGACGCCTTCCACCCGTCGGAGGCGGCCAACATCATCGTCGGCCGCCGGTCCTACCGCGCCGAGTCGCCCAACGACGTCTACCCGATGGACATCAGCACGCTCGCCTCCATCTGA
- the LOC103651242 gene encoding HVA22-like protein f, producing MGVLGTLARNLDALVGPGIMLLYPLYASMRAIESPSSLDDQQWLTYWVLYSLIALFELSCWKVLQWFPPWPYMKLLFCCWLVLPIFNGAAYIYEAHVRRYFKIGSYVSPSYSERHRRVLQMTSLDARRSVERFIDTHGPDALDRIIRAAEQEAKRA from the exons ATGGGTGTTCTTGGCACCCTTGCTAGAAATCTGGACGCCCTTGTTGG GCCAGGGATCATGCTACTCTATCCTCT CTACGCGTCCATGCGCGCCATAGAGAGCCCTTCTTCCCTGGACGATCAGCAGTGGCTCACCTACTGGGTCCTGtattccctgatcgccctcttcgAGCTCTCATGCTGGAAAGTCCTGCAGTG gtttccGCCGTGGCCGTACATGAAGCTGCTGTTCTGCTGCTGGCTGGTGCTGCCCATCTTCAACGGCGCGGCCTACATCTACGAGGCGCACGTCCGGCGCTACTTCAAGATCGGCAGCTACGTGAGCCCCAGCTACAGCGAGCGCCACCGCCGGGTGCTGCAGATGACGAGCCTTGACGCGCGCAGGTCCGTCGAGCGCTTCATCGACACGCACGGGCCCGACGCGCTCGACAGGATCATCCGAGCT GCTGAACAGGAAGCCAAGAGGGCATAG
- the LOC100277713 gene encoding uncharacterized protein isoform X1, with translation MTVAGAIRRRRAPRPHLPLFVLVLLFSTLTPRTSALRVPLRQAATLVSLSHSLLSRVAITRAARGDAAAAARVRRIASLLSSRGAWGLGWDYLRHYAFSSATGCGLSCAAAASRLIAAAAEASRLRSATDAAQWMRLHYGDIRDAAAQLLNGLLLAFSEEGPLREVFMDIKWEVEEGELLKDCLEVGAKDLKGLLVIAKDLFAGVSRTSTQHSEL, from the exons ATGACCGTAGCCGGAGCcatccgccgccggcgagcaccGCGGCCCCATCTCCCTCTCTTCGTCCTCGTCCTACTTTTCTCTACTCTAACCCCACGCACTTCGGCGCTCCGCGTCCCGCTCCGCCAGGCAGCAACCCTCGTCTCCCTCTCCCATTCGCTCCTCTCCCGCGTCGCCATCACACGTGCTGCTCGTGGGGACGCCGCGGCGGCCGCACGCGTACGGCGAATCGCTTCCCTGCTGTCGTCCCGTGGTGCGTGGGGACTCGGCTGGGACTACCTCCGCCACTACGCCTTCTCCTCAGCCACCGGATGCGGCCTCTCCTGCGCAGCCGCCGCTTCTCGTCTCATCGCCGCTGCCGCGGAGGCCTCGCGCCTACGTTCCGCCACTGACGCTGCGCAGTGGATGCGCCTACACTACGGCGACATCCGCGACGCCGCCGCGCAGCTCCTGAACGGGCTTCTCCTCGCCTTCTCCGAAGAG GGGCCATTGAGAGAGGTGTTCATGGATATTAAGTGGGAGGTGGAGGAAGGGGAATTGCTGAAGGATTGCCTGGAAGTGGGAGCTAAGGACTTAAAGGGTTTGCTTGTCATTGCCAAAGACCTCTTCGCTGGTGTTTCAAGGACTTCTACGCAGCATAGCGAGCTCTGA
- the LOC118476744 gene encoding uncharacterized protein, whose protein sequence is MPKPAAAEPFSIRGYAMRMRAVDAAECYPFVGGCCSEGEGELPPRFPQMDRKPLPRWWKHELAAGQAQLLAGAKGGEAAAAGCRGGGLRKGTKRKGSHSSSTGERARKRRRVRSFLTNKERTAKPQSTSRLHEHKLHMALLRKHKSSTVHTSTELEPRKKLEEARERKPTHENSVNKRSRERTYPSSEMDSNLFRIKEVTSSVNKQGIEVNGSTNNPTNGGYEMVKTSTGTKDDIFGDLPLLELESSKIMFRTGVHELPTVIEESFITNQTEADSIPEAVPLRLIDASDITAHTPSPLEDLVKSEDNEPACISHSDVEGSYPSTVGIDGVPNHKNINMVKPGLGDMQLKLAEVCALGSHSVLRSKYGSGNPLQGCFDVNKNCSQEIKKHGSNSTSSPPTMRTRTEETKYKDAPVKCKSTDITDTVAALPAPANHSYQASVLPSAVSRTVFSTSVDSNDVSSFRSLPAKECIPITRSGNFRTNMCNGSKKHVDPCAALSTDNQGTSHSKLDPIFSPANIGMAFMKLPGLQRMEILNYNAKIGENRFSNAESMNTVRYQKQQLLSGMTYVMQGQKQIGLGSSQVKRPALDDYGGQGDHHLQQPTVRLMGKTVSVCSHSKDHNVSTMDKVSPNNVAIEASRLSTISCQLPPKRSFPCQNSVTQRVHLNNSSDFLARIPNNSVPGQNTTLHELHDQRPQPTNSSATVKGCTWNFGNQFVCQAELDKAAMVSANSQTRHLELHQPPHLISIPQNQQSHLWTPAAHTRKDQCFVGPAVNQSSPVPKSLLNASMKEKYQNSTLLSYNDPSSMPIRQPYQIPGAKSSSASVISFFEYGADNSLSRSSSPGLSLSLTTGLANESVSTSRAACAGSLTNADGRKAASFVEPIRSAYADNVSQPPAKPISNRTVYAADNVSQQPAKRQLVTGRKDFMSMGPNIVNHSPGWSLSDAVGPQVLDFSKRMGRDAAQMSKNESDNPRASSGSVPPIETWSRPGVVAGANTNTMLNPGQNLNDHSKLLYSTKFSVDSGINSVIL, encoded by the exons ATGCCGAAGCCCGCCGCCGCTGAGCCATTCTCCATACG GGGTTACGCCATGAGGATGCGGGCTGTCGACGCGGCCGAGTGCTACCCATTCGTCGGTGGCTGCTGCAGCGAAGGGGAGGGGGAACTGCCGCCGCGGTTCCCGCAGATGGACCGGAAGCCGCTGCCACGGTGGTGGAAGCACGAGCTCGCGGCGGGGCAGGCTCAGCTTTTGGCTGGCGCCAAGGGCGGAGAGGCTGCGGCAGCCGGCTGCCGCGGCGGTGGGCTGCGGAAGGGGACCAAGAGGAAGGGATCTCACTCGAGCTCCACGGGCGAGAGGGCCAGGAAACGGCGGCGTGTTAGGTCCTTTTTGACGAACAAG GAGAGAACTGCTAAGCCTCAGTCAACATCTCGTTTGCATGAACACAAGTTGCATATGGCATTGCTGAGGAAGCATAAAAGTTCTACTGTCCATACAAGTACAGAACTTGAACCAAGGAAGAAACTGGAAGAGGCACGTGAACGCAAGCCAACTCATGAAAACAGCGTGAATAAACGAAGCAGAGAAAGAACCTACCCTTCTAGTGAAATGGACAGTAACCTCTTCAGGATAAAGGAAGTGACCTCCTCTGTAAATAAGCAAGGCATAGAAGTCAATGGTTCAACTAATAATCCTACAAATGGTGGCTATGAAATGGTGAAAACTTCCACAGGGACCAAAGATGATATCTTTGGGGATCTCCCTCTCCTCGAATTAGAAAGCTCCAAGATTATGTTTCGGACTGGTGTTCATGAACTTCCAACTGTTATAGAAGAATCATTTATAACAAATCAAACCGAAGCAGATTCTATACCAGAAGCAGTACCCTTGCGGCTGATTGATGCATCTGACATCACTGCTCATACACCATCTCCTCTTGAAGACTTGGTGAAAAGTGAAGACAATGAGCCAGCATGCATCTCCCACAGTGATGTGGAAGGGAGTTACCCTTCCACTGTTGGGATTGATGGCGTGCCAAATCATAAGAACATCAATATGGTGAAACCAGGTCTTGGTGATATGCAGTTAAAACTTGCTGAAGTGTGTGCTTTGGGTTCTCATTCTGTTCTGAGGTCAAAATATGGCTCTGGTAACCctctgcagggttgttttgatgtGAACAAAAACTGCTCTCAGGAAATAAAAAAACATGGTTCTAATTCTACTAGCAGTCCACCTACCATGAGAACCAGAACTGAAGAAACTAAATACAAAGATGCACCAGTTAAGTGCAAGAGTACTGATATCACTGATACAGTGGCTGCACTACCTGCGCCTGCCAACCATTCATATCAAGCTAGTGTGTTGCCCTCTGCAGTATCACGTACAGTTTTCAGCACAAGTGTTGATTCAAATGACGTGTCTTCATTCAGAAGTCTGCCTGCCAAGGAATGCATCCCAATTACCAGATCTGGGAACTTCAGAACTAATATGTGCAATGGAAGTAAGAAACATGTGGATCCATGTGCGGCACTATCTACAGATAACCAGGGTACCTCGCACTCAAAACTTGACCCAATTTTCAGTCCTGCTAACATTGGAATGGCTTTTATGAAGCTACCGGGCCTTCAAAGAATGGAGATCTTAAACTACAATGCAAAGATAGGTGAAAACAGGTTTAGTAATGCAGAGTCCATGAACACAGTAAGATATCAGAAACAACAGTTGTTGAGTGGCATGACCTATGTAATGCAAGGTCAGAAACAGATTGGTCTAGGCAGCTCTCAAGTTAAGAGACCAGCTCTGGATGATTATGGGGGCCAAGGTGATCATCATCTGCAGCAACCCACGGTTCGTTTGATGGGTAAGACCGTCTCAGTTTGCTCGCATAGCAAGGATCATAACGTATCGACCATGGATAAAGTGAGTCCTAACAATGTTGCCATTGAAGCAAGCCGCCTATCCACAATTTCATGTCAGTTACCCCCAAAGAGATCGTTCCCTTGTCAGAATTCTGTGACACAAAGAGTGCATCTAAACAATTCTTCAGATTTTTTGGCAAGGATTCCGAACAATAGTGTGCCAGGGCAAAATACTACTTTACATGAACTCCATGACCAAAGGCCACAACCAACAAATAGTTCTGCAACAGTGAAAGGTTGCACTTGGAATTTTGGTAATCAGTTTGTTTGCCAAGCTGAACTCGATAAGGCAGCTATGGTCAGCGCCAACTCTCAAACCAGGCATCTAGAGCTTCATCAACCACCTCATTTGATAAGCATTCCTCAGAATCAACAGTCTCATTTGTGGACTCCTGCAGCACACACTAGGAAAGATCAGTGTTTTGTGGGTCCAGCGGTGAACCAATCTTCCCCAGTTCCAAAATCATTGCTAAATGCAAGCATGAAGGAAAAATATCAGAATTCCACTTTGTTGTCTTACAATGATCCTAGTTCTATGCCTATTCGCCAACCCTACCAGATACCTGGCGCAAAGTCATCTTCTGCATCTGTCATATCCTTTTTTGAGTATGGTGCGGATAATTCGTTGTCCAGAAGCTCTTCTCCTGGTCTGAGTCTTTCTCTTACAACTGGTTTGGCTAATGAGTCTGTTTCGACAAGCAGAGCAGCTTGTGCGGGCAGTCTTACAAATGCAGATGGTAGGAAGGCTGCTAGCTTTGTCGAACCAATAAGATCAGCTTATGCAGATAATGTTTCACAGCCACCTGCAAAGCCAATAAGCAACAGAACAGTTTATGCAGCAGATAATGTTTCACAACAACCTGCAAAGAGACAACTTGTTACAGGTAGAAAGGATTTTATGTCTATGGGCCCAAACATTGTGAACCATTCACCTGGTTGGTCACTTAGTGATGCAGTTGGTCCTCAGGTGCTTGATTTTAGTAAAAGAATGGGAAGAGATGCTGCTCAAATGTCAAAAAATGAAAGCGACAATCCAAGGGCCAGTTCCGGTTCAGTTCCGCCTATTGAAACATGGTCTAGGCCTGGGGTGGTTGCAGGGGCTAATACTAATACCATGTTGAATCCAGGTCAAAACCTGAATGATCATTCCAAACTGCTATACTCCACCAAATTTTCAGTTGACAGCGGTATCAATTCAGTTATATTATAG